CACTGAAATTATTCTCCTTGGCTTTTCAAAACTCCATCAACTTCAGAAACCACTCTTTGTCCTGTTCCTTGTCATGTACACACTGACTTTGCTTGGCAATGGGTTGGTCATTATTCTGATTGAAATAGATTACCACCTCAAAACCCCGATGTACTATTTTCTCAAGAACCTCTCCTGGTTGGAGATCATCATCACGACAACCGTCACACCCAAGATGCTCAGCTTGCTCATCTTACAGGACAACACCATGTCTTTCTTTGCCTGTATTCTGCAAGGATATACCTACTTTGTGGCTGGTACTTCTGAAGTTCTCTTGTTAGCTGCTATGTCCATAGATCGCTACATGGCCATCTGTAACCCTCTGAGATATACCTCTATAATGAGAACCCAAGTTTGCCAGTTGATGGTACTATCCTGTTGGGTGTGCAGCTTCTTTTCTATAACACTACCTTCAGTATTAACCCTTGGACTGCCTTTCTGTGGCCCCAATGTTATTAATCATTTTTTCTGTGACAGTGGCCCTGTGGTGGAGATGATTTGCGCTGACATTCACTTTATCCAAGTCTTAAACTTGGTGGTCTCCTGCTTGACCCTCCTGAGCTCTGTATCTGTGACAGCTGTCTCCTACATCTGCATCATTGTCACTGTGATGAGGATTCCTTCGGCCAAAGGCAGGATGAAGGCCTTTAGTACCTGTAGCTCTCACATCACAGTAACCTCACTCTATTATGGTAGCTCCATGTTCATCTACATCAAGCCAGCTGGCAAAACCTCTACAGATTTGAACAAGGTGGGCACAGTCCTCAACACAGTGGTAACCCCTTTGCTGAACCCCATCATTTACACCTTCAGGAACAAGGTTGTGAAAGAGGCCCTGAAAGATGCCATTAGAAAAATGCAGGCTGGCTTTCGGAAATGAGACCCAAGATGACATGCCATAGTGCCCAAATGGGCTAAATACACTGAAGATGTCGCAAAGGCATTGTAACTTTGAAAATTGCCAATATCACAATTATAGAACAGAAAACCAAACATGCTTCAGAGTCAGTGTCTTATTTCAACCCAAGAGTGAAATGATTCTAAAGACGCTTTTCTTTTACATGCATGACAAAGAATACACATGCACATTTTAAATACAGATATCATTAAAACTCCTCTCAGCCTCTGCTCTTGCCACAATGTTTCCTCTATATCTCCTGGCTCATCAAAGTGATGTCTTTTACTGAAAATTAATACAATATTGTATAAAAtcaggggcaaagcctgttgtacccaggaatgcaatggctgccctgttgttttcctgggcgccaacccccccccccactccattccCTGCTAAATCCTGTGATCCAacatgttggaggtgattaaacagcAGGAAACTCTAATCTCAGgagcccagattgatcccccagtcctcctccatttgcagccagctgcgtTGACAACCTCTCTGTGGGGGCATGACGAtcttctggaatcacaactgatctccaggcaccagttcttctggagaagacaggtaggagagaggaagggagggagagcagaggccatGCTGGGCGCGATGGGGCTTGTGGGCAGactttactccttctcccacccaccccgggtgtgacctggagacctcctggagttGAAGTTCATCTGAGATTAGCTTCTGAGagaaaaatggctcttttggagggggaatttgaTCTCaaatccagacaacagagatcagtccccctggagaaaaggcctgcctgggaggggggactgtgtccttgtaccccacagaggtccagggatgccagcctccaggagggagctggggatctcccggaaggACAGCTATTCATCAGACACCAGCCATCAATTCCCTCTCAATTGGGATGGCTGCATTTGCATCCAGCACATGctgagggcagcaggaagttgggggcagagaactgactccttatcagcccttccttgttcagctacaggggagggccaTTTATGTCATTTATgtccaagggccaatcaggcagtgAGTGACCCGTCGTTTCCAAAAACATATGGTTTACTGATTAGCAAATCTACCTCTAACCCATTTAGTCAAACTTAGCTTCCATTATTGTTTGGCAAGAAATTGTTGGTGTGAACTGTTATCTCCCATCCTACATATTGATGCTTTGCTGTCACTTGACATGGTTACATCATGGGAGTCAAAGTCCAAAGCCCTCAGAATCTAAGG
The Paroedura picta isolate Pp20150507F chromosome 16, Ppicta_v3.0, whole genome shotgun sequence genome window above contains:
- the LOC143825227 gene encoding olfactory receptor 6M1-like, with the protein product MSLKNFTQPIITEIILLGFSKLHQLQKPLFVLFLVMYTLTLLGNGLVIILIEIDYHLKTPMYYFLKNLSWLEIIITTTVTPKMLSLLILQDNTMSFFACILQGYTYFVAGTSEVLLLAAMSIDRYMAICNPLRYTSIMRTQVCQLMVLSCWVCSFFSITLPSVLTLGLPFCGPNVINHFFCDSGPVVEMICADIHFIQVLNLVVSCLTLLSSVSVTAVSYICIIVTVMRIPSAKGRMKAFSTCSSHITVTSLYYGSSMFIYIKPAGKTSTDLNKVGTVLNTVVTPLLNPIIYTFRNKVVKEALKDAIRKMQAGFRK